In Streptomyces chartreusis NRRL 3882, the following are encoded in one genomic region:
- a CDS encoding LacI family DNA-binding transcriptional regulator yields MTDTAPRPTLEAVAARAGVSRATVSRVVNGGDGVRDILVERVRKAVEELGYVPNQAARSLVTRRHDAIAVVVAEPETRVFADPFFALQLRGISKELTAHDNQLVLLLTEGRDDHTRVGRYLAGGHVDGALVFSLHLDDPLPQLIQRAGVPTVFGGRPGWSGDRRGVLYVDSDNRGGARDAVRHLAGLGRTRIAHITGALDQTSAVDRLDGYRDVMVDADPRLIAEADFTPAGGERAMRELLGRCPDLDAVFAANDLTAAGALRVLREAGRRVPDDVAVIGFDDMLPVAEQTDPPLTTVRQDIEEMGRLMARLLLRGLDRGAPQEGVGGAPSSVVLPTTLVRRASA; encoded by the coding sequence GTGACCGACACAGCGCCGCGTCCCACGCTGGAGGCCGTGGCCGCCCGGGCCGGTGTCTCGCGGGCCACCGTCTCCCGCGTGGTCAACGGCGGTGACGGAGTCAGGGACATCCTCGTCGAGCGGGTCCGCAAGGCGGTGGAGGAGCTCGGGTACGTGCCCAACCAGGCGGCCCGCAGCCTGGTGACCCGGCGGCACGACGCGATCGCGGTCGTCGTCGCCGAACCGGAGACCCGCGTGTTCGCCGACCCGTTCTTCGCGCTCCAGCTGCGCGGCATCAGCAAGGAACTCACGGCCCACGACAACCAGCTCGTCCTGCTGCTCACGGAGGGCCGGGACGACCACACCCGGGTCGGCCGGTACCTCGCCGGCGGGCATGTCGACGGGGCCCTCGTCTTCTCCCTGCACCTCGACGACCCGCTGCCGCAGCTGATCCAGCGGGCCGGCGTCCCCACCGTCTTCGGCGGGCGGCCCGGCTGGAGCGGAGACCGGCGCGGCGTGCTGTACGTCGACAGCGACAACCGCGGCGGCGCCCGTGACGCCGTCCGCCACCTGGCCGGCCTCGGCCGCACCCGTATCGCGCACATCACCGGCGCCCTCGACCAGACGTCCGCCGTGGACCGGCTGGACGGCTACCGGGACGTCATGGTGGACGCCGACCCGCGGCTGATCGCCGAGGCCGACTTCACCCCCGCCGGGGGCGAGCGGGCGATGCGCGAGCTCCTCGGCCGCTGCCCGGACCTGGACGCTGTCTTCGCCGCCAACGACCTCACCGCCGCGGGGGCGCTGCGCGTCCTGCGCGAGGCCGGACGGCGGGTCCCCGACGACGTCGCCGTGATCGGCTTCGACGACATGCTGCCCGTCGCGGAACAGACCGATCCGCCCCTCACGACGGTGCGTCAGGACATCGAGGAGATGGGCCGCCTGATGGCGCGCCTGCTGCTGCGGGGGCTCGACCGCGGTGCTCCTCAGGAGGGCGTCGGCGGCGCACCTTCCAGCGTCGTGCTGCCGACCACGCTGGTCCGGCGGGCGTCCGCGTAG
- a CDS encoding multicopper oxidase domain-containing protein: protein MDRRSFNRRVLLGGAAVATSLSVAPEAIGADRPARTAPAGGEVKRIKLYAEKLADGQMGYGLEKGKATVPGPLIELNEGDTLHIEFENTMDVPVSLHVHGLDYEITSDGTKLNRSHVEPGGTRTYTWRTHAPGRRKDGTWRAGSAGYWHYHDHVVGTDHGTQGLQKGLFGPVIVRRKGDVLPDRTHTVVFNDMLINNRPPHSGPDFEATVGDRVEFIVITHGEFYHTFHMHGHRWADNRTGMLTGPDDPSQVIDNKITGPADSFGFQVIAGEGVGAGAWMYHCHVQSHSDMGMVGLFLVKKPDGTIPGYDPHEHGGDHSGHDRREHEH from the coding sequence ATGGACAGACGCAGCTTCAACCGGCGGGTCCTGCTGGGCGGCGCGGCCGTCGCGACATCGTTGTCCGTGGCGCCCGAGGCCATCGGCGCGGACCGGCCGGCCAGGACGGCACCGGCCGGGGGCGAGGTGAAGCGCATCAAGCTGTACGCCGAGAAGCTCGCCGACGGGCAGATGGGCTACGGCCTGGAGAAGGGCAAGGCGACCGTCCCCGGCCCGCTCATCGAGCTCAACGAGGGCGACACGCTGCACATCGAGTTCGAGAACACCATGGACGTGCCGGTGAGCCTGCACGTTCACGGCCTGGACTACGAGATCACCAGCGACGGCACGAAGCTGAACCGGAGCCATGTCGAGCCGGGCGGCACCCGCACCTACACCTGGCGCACCCATGCCCCCGGCCGCCGCAAGGACGGCACCTGGCGGGCGGGCAGCGCGGGTTACTGGCACTACCACGACCACGTCGTCGGCACGGACCACGGCACGCAGGGGCTCCAGAAGGGCCTGTTCGGCCCGGTCATCGTCCGCCGCAAGGGTGACGTCCTGCCGGACCGCACGCACACGGTCGTCTTCAACGACATGCTCATCAACAACAGGCCGCCGCACTCCGGGCCCGACTTCGAGGCCACGGTGGGTGATCGCGTCGAGTTCATCGTGATCACGCACGGCGAGTTCTACCACACGTTCCACATGCACGGTCACCGCTGGGCGGACAACCGCACCGGCATGCTGACCGGCCCCGACGACCCCAGCCAGGTCATCGACAACAAGATCACGGGCCCGGCCGACTCGTTCGGCTTCCAGGTGATCGCGGGGGAGGGGGTCGGCGCCGGTGCCTGGATGTACCACTGCCATGTGCAGAGCCACTCCGACATGGGGATGGTGGGTCTGTTCCTGGTGAAGAAGCCGGACGGCACGATTCCCGGCTACGACCCGCACGAGCACGGGGGTGATCACTCCGGGCACGATCGGCGGGAGCACGAGCACTGA
- a CDS encoding ThuA domain-containing protein has translation MHLRGLSKGRRVRAASVAAGVLTAGLLSGPAHAGPHPEPPLTTMSIKSPPGGANVRVLIFHGSAAAGEESPVVNAGIEAIEEIGLSGPANRRFKVEASDDPSVFTNDKRLGRFNAIVFLTGGGDVLDAEQEAGLEAYMEAGGGFVGIHDAARAEPYSDWFTGLVGARPAASNPAAVQRATVEVGDRRHPATQELPVQWKRPDKWLNWVKNPSGEVHTVARVRESSYQPGAGANGWDHPVSWCRDYDGGRSFYTGMGGTVSSYDETDFRAHLRGALMWTTRLEQADCKATINANYTAERLTKPNQPGQNDQIGEPHGLVTAPDGRVFYIGRGGADSSQPVVTDWNNPDIGKGKGEIHVYDPKTKQVTLAGALTVFGNKGGGDELVKVEEGLLGIELDPEFEQNGWVYLHYTPHSQINRDTRMAERRVSRFTLDRATNKLDLGSEKVLLKWPVQIHSCCHSGGGMAWDSKGNLYIATGDNNSSGFSGGYSGNNPQPNYKGVSFADARRTAGNTNNLNGKILRIHPEPDGTYTLPEGNLFTGRETDEGGGKTRGEIYVMGVRNPARIFVDKSTDVLYAGWVGPDASAPSTTWGPAKYDTFAAITRASNRGWPYCMGNKQPYRDRNLPDPSQPLGWYDCDHPKNESPNNDGLVNLPPVTGNNIWYSPQGGAPDYPRDANGVPSYKPEQATYRLPWLKGGGQAAMNGPVYRYDTVAADSAVKWPAYWDGKWFVGDFYDADQPRNAVLMDPKTQGDGGLPVHSESLKKIVPVGNDGIKNLMDWKFGPDGALYVLDYGRGFFTSDSKSALWRVTYKGGGPTPAAGQLARGSE, from the coding sequence ATGCACTTACGAGGGTTGAGCAAGGGAAGACGTGTCCGGGCGGCCTCCGTGGCCGCCGGAGTCCTGACCGCCGGACTGCTGTCCGGGCCCGCGCACGCGGGCCCGCATCCGGAACCCCCGCTGACAACGATGTCGATCAAGTCGCCGCCGGGTGGCGCGAATGTACGGGTGCTGATCTTCCACGGTTCCGCGGCGGCCGGGGAGGAGTCGCCGGTCGTGAACGCCGGGATCGAGGCCATCGAGGAGATCGGGCTGTCGGGGCCGGCGAACCGGCGTTTCAAGGTCGAAGCCAGCGATGATCCCTCGGTGTTCACCAACGACAAGAGACTCGGCCGCTTCAACGCGATCGTGTTCCTCACCGGCGGGGGCGACGTCCTCGACGCGGAACAGGAGGCGGGCCTTGAGGCCTACATGGAGGCCGGCGGCGGGTTCGTCGGCATCCATGACGCGGCGCGCGCGGAGCCGTACTCGGACTGGTTCACCGGTCTGGTGGGGGCGCGGCCGGCCGCGTCGAACCCGGCGGCCGTCCAGCGGGCGACGGTGGAGGTCGGCGACCGCCGGCATCCGGCCACCCAGGAGCTTCCGGTGCAGTGGAAGCGCCCGGACAAGTGGCTGAACTGGGTGAAGAACCCGTCGGGTGAGGTCCACACGGTGGCCCGGGTCCGGGAGTCGAGCTACCAGCCGGGAGCGGGTGCCAACGGCTGGGATCACCCGGTCAGTTGGTGCCGGGACTACGACGGCGGCCGCTCCTTCTACACCGGCATGGGCGGCACGGTGTCGTCGTACGACGAGACCGACTTCCGGGCCCATCTGCGCGGCGCGCTGATGTGGACGACGCGCCTGGAGCAGGCCGACTGCAAGGCGACCATCAACGCCAACTACACGGCGGAGCGGCTGACCAAGCCCAACCAGCCGGGGCAGAACGACCAGATCGGCGAGCCGCACGGCCTGGTCACCGCGCCCGACGGCCGGGTGTTCTACATCGGCCGGGGCGGTGCCGACTCCTCGCAGCCCGTGGTCACCGACTGGAACAACCCCGACATCGGCAAGGGCAAGGGCGAGATCCACGTCTACGACCCGAAGACCAAGCAGGTCACGCTCGCGGGTGCGCTCACCGTCTTCGGCAACAAGGGCGGCGGCGACGAGCTGGTCAAGGTCGAGGAAGGGCTGCTCGGGATCGAGCTGGACCCGGAGTTCGAGCAGAACGGCTGGGTGTACCTGCACTACACGCCCCACTCGCAGATCAACCGGGACACGCGGATGGCCGAGCGGCGGGTCTCCCGCTTCACGCTCGACCGGGCGACCAACAAGCTGGACCTGGGCAGCGAGAAGGTACTGCTGAAGTGGCCGGTGCAGATCCACAGTTGCTGCCACTCGGGCGGCGGGATGGCCTGGGACTCCAAGGGCAACCTGTACATCGCCACCGGTGACAACAACTCCAGTGGCTTCAGCGGCGGTTACTCGGGCAACAACCCGCAGCCGAACTACAAGGGCGTCTCCTTCGCGGACGCGCGCCGCACGGCCGGCAACACCAACAACCTCAACGGCAAGATCCTGCGCATCCACCCGGAGCCGGACGGGACGTACACCCTCCCCGAGGGCAACCTCTTCACCGGGAGGGAGACCGACGAGGGCGGCGGCAAGACGCGCGGCGAGATCTATGTGATGGGGGTCAGGAACCCCGCCCGCATCTTCGTCGACAAGTCGACCGACGTGCTCTACGCGGGCTGGGTCGGCCCGGACGCGAGCGCGCCCTCGACGACCTGGGGCCCGGCCAAGTACGACACGTTCGCCGCCATCACGAGGGCGAGCAACCGGGGCTGGCCGTACTGCATGGGCAACAAGCAGCCCTACCGGGACCGCAATCTGCCGGATCCGTCCCAGCCGCTCGGCTGGTACGACTGCGACCACCCGAAGAACGAGTCGCCGAACAACGACGGTCTGGTCAACCTGCCGCCCGTCACCGGCAACAACATCTGGTACTCGCCGCAGGGCGGCGCGCCGGACTACCCGCGGGACGCGAACGGTGTCCCGTCGTACAAGCCGGAGCAGGCGACGTACCGGCTGCCCTGGCTGAAGGGCGGCGGGCAGGCCGCGATGAACGGTCCGGTCTACCGGTACGACACGGTCGCGGCGGACAGTGCCGTCAAGTGGCCGGCGTACTGGGACGGCAAGTGGTTCGTCGGCGACTTCTACGACGCCGACCAGCCGCGCAACGCGGTGCTCATGGACCCGAAGACGCAAGGGGACGGCGGTCTGCCGGTGCACTCGGAGTCGCTGAAGAAGATCGTGCCGGTCGGCAATGACGGCATCAAGAACCTCATGGACTGGAAGTTCGGTCCGGACGGCGCGCTGTACGTGCTCGACTACGGGCGCGGCTTCTTCACCTCGGACTCCAAGTCGGCCCTGTGGCGGGTCACCTACAAGGGCGGCGGGCCCACCCCGGCCGCCGGTCAGCTGGCGAGGGGGAGCGAGTGA
- a CDS encoding OmpL47-type beta-barrel domain-containing protein, which translates to MLGVQATPAAGQTKAPAAEQVLTWTAGNDIDKYLSAPKTAVAGSATIVFENSVATGNTTGMPHTLTFVTSDPEFNNDVQLNILANPNDAQGGKHTAQVTLTPGRYFYHCTIPGHGQMQGILTVTEGTGEDTTAPEASAHVSGTQNTQGQYVGSASVAIHATDVGGSGLDRIEYAIGDTGAWQPYTAPVVIDQVGDHKVRYRAFDKAGNVSAEKSTAFTVVAPQSDDTTAPETSATVSGERNPDGAYIDMATVTVSASDTGSGVNTIEYAVGTGAWQPYTAPVMVHQVGAHTVRYRATDKAGNVAAEKSVRFTVVAAPPQDTTAPVTGVTVEGTKNSDGAYVNSARVTVTATDEHGSGVERIEYSLDGGPYLAYTAPVVVDRAGAHTVAYRATDKAGNTSAARTVTFTVVSGQVPAPDCPEYDERLTVIVGTVDSGVRNRVTDNRCRIGELIEDEKEWTSHALFLKHVTSVLDALLKEGVIDQREYNAIRKAARQSGIGKPGQTEGYRAIFDGSAESFAEWQQVGGGSFALNPDRTITSSTTTPGMGMLWFPQRKYGDFSLRLQWRDDAPGTGNANSGVFVRFPWVHDHPEESRPEWVAIKYGHEVQVLDRPDGDMYKTGSIYGFDRVGLAGAGVTQKGTWNDYEIRVVGQHYSVYRNGVLVNEFDNTGGQEFTPPRSDDPGTDGRRFASGYIGLQVHGTTDVVSYRDIRIKEL; encoded by the coding sequence ATGCTCGGCGTGCAGGCGACGCCCGCGGCCGGGCAAACGAAGGCACCGGCCGCCGAACAGGTCCTCACCTGGACGGCCGGCAACGACATCGACAAGTACCTCTCGGCGCCGAAGACGGCGGTCGCCGGCAGCGCGACGATCGTGTTCGAGAACAGCGTGGCCACCGGCAACACCACGGGCATGCCGCACACGCTGACGTTCGTGACCAGCGACCCCGAGTTCAACAACGACGTGCAGCTGAACATCCTGGCCAACCCGAACGACGCCCAGGGCGGCAAGCACACCGCCCAGGTCACGCTCACGCCCGGCCGGTACTTCTACCACTGCACGATCCCGGGCCACGGCCAGATGCAGGGCATCCTCACGGTGACCGAGGGCACCGGCGAGGACACCACCGCGCCCGAGGCGTCGGCCCATGTGAGCGGGACGCAGAACACGCAGGGCCAGTACGTCGGTTCGGCGAGCGTGGCGATCCACGCCACCGACGTGGGCGGCTCCGGGCTCGACCGGATCGAGTACGCGATCGGTGACACGGGTGCCTGGCAGCCGTACACCGCGCCGGTCGTGATCGACCAGGTCGGCGACCACAAGGTCCGCTACCGTGCCTTCGACAAGGCGGGCAACGTCTCCGCCGAGAAGAGCACCGCCTTCACGGTCGTGGCGCCGCAGTCGGACGACACGACCGCGCCGGAGACCTCGGCGACGGTGAGCGGTGAGCGCAACCCGGACGGGGCGTACATCGACATGGCGACGGTCACCGTCTCCGCGTCCGACACGGGCTCCGGGGTCAACACGATCGAGTACGCCGTCGGCACCGGTGCCTGGCAGCCGTACACCGCGCCCGTGATGGTGCACCAGGTGGGCGCCCACACCGTCCGCTACCGTGCCACGGACAAGGCGGGCAACGTGGCGGCCGAGAAGAGCGTGCGGTTCACGGTCGTCGCGGCGCCGCCGCAGGACACCACCGCGCCGGTGACGGGCGTGACCGTGGAGGGCACGAAGAACTCCGACGGCGCGTACGTCAACAGCGCCCGGGTGACCGTCACGGCGACCGACGAGCACGGCTCGGGGGTCGAGAGGATCGAGTACTCGCTGGACGGCGGTCCGTACCTGGCGTACACGGCTCCGGTGGTGGTCGACCGGGCGGGCGCGCACACCGTGGCGTACCGGGCGACCGACAAGGCCGGCAACACGTCGGCGGCGCGTACGGTGACCTTCACGGTGGTCTCCGGGCAGGTCCCGGCGCCGGACTGCCCGGAGTACGACGAGCGGTTGACGGTGATCGTCGGCACGGTCGACTCCGGCGTGCGCAACCGGGTCACCGACAACCGGTGCCGGATCGGCGAGCTGATCGAGGACGAGAAGGAGTGGACGTCCCACGCGCTGTTCCTCAAGCACGTGACGTCCGTCCTCGACGCGCTGCTGAAGGAGGGCGTGATCGACCAGCGCGAGTACAACGCCATCCGCAAGGCCGCCCGCCAGTCCGGCATCGGCAAGCCGGGGCAGACCGAGGGCTATCGGGCGATCTTCGACGGCAGTGCCGAGTCGTTCGCCGAGTGGCAGCAGGTGGGGGGCGGTTCGTTCGCGCTGAACCCCGACAGGACGATCACCTCCAGCACCACGACGCCCGGCATGGGCATGCTGTGGTTCCCGCAGCGCAAGTACGGCGACTTCTCGTTGCGGCTCCAGTGGCGTGACGACGCTCCCGGCACCGGCAACGCCAACTCGGGCGTCTTCGTGCGCTTCCCCTGGGTCCACGACCACCCGGAGGAGTCACGGCCCGAGTGGGTCGCCATCAAGTACGGGCACGAGGTGCAGGTGCTCGACCGGCCCGACGGCGACATGTACAAGACGGGCTCGATCTACGGATTCGACCGGGTGGGCCTCGCCGGCGCCGGTGTGACGCAGAAGGGCACCTGGAACGACTACGAGATCCGCGTGGTCGGCCAGCACTACTCGGTGTACCGCAACGGGGTGCTGGTCAACGAGTTCGACAACACCGGCGGCCAGGAGTTCACCCCGCCCCGCTCGGACGACCCGGGCACGGACGGGCGGCGGTTCGCCTCCGGCTACATCGGGCTCCAGGTGCACGGCACGACGGACGTGGTCTCGTACCGGGACATCCGGATCAAGGAACTGTAG
- the ligD gene encoding non-homologous end-joining DNA ligase, with product MGDAVELEAGGRTVRLSSPDKVFFPERGFTKLDLARYYLAVGPGILRALRDRPTTLERYPEGVNGENFFQKRAPKNMPDWIPTAHITFPSGRSADEMCPTEVGAVVWAAQFGTLTFHPWPVRRDDVDRPDELRIDLDPQPGTDYEDAVRAAHELRAVLDEFGGLRGFPKTSGGRGLHVFVPIEPRWTFTQVRRAAIAVGREMERRMPEQVTIKWWKEERGKRIFLDYNQTARDRTIASAYSVRPRPHAPVSAPLRWDEVGVAHPQDFDLATMPARFAELGDVHADMDDHRYSLEALLDLARRDEHDHGLGDLPYPPEYPKMPGEPRRVQPSRARKEKPPAAS from the coding sequence ATGGGTGACGCGGTGGAGCTGGAGGCGGGTGGCCGGACCGTACGGCTGTCCAGCCCGGACAAGGTGTTCTTCCCCGAGCGCGGCTTCACCAAGCTGGACCTCGCCCGCTACTACCTGGCCGTCGGCCCCGGCATCCTGCGCGCCCTGCGCGACCGCCCCACCACCCTGGAGCGCTACCCCGAGGGCGTGAACGGCGAGAACTTCTTCCAGAAGCGGGCGCCGAAGAACATGCCCGACTGGATCCCGACCGCGCACATCACCTTCCCCAGCGGCCGCAGCGCCGACGAGATGTGCCCCACCGAGGTCGGTGCCGTGGTGTGGGCCGCCCAGTTCGGCACGCTCACCTTCCACCCCTGGCCGGTCCGCCGCGACGACGTCGACCGCCCGGACGAACTCCGCATCGACCTCGACCCGCAGCCCGGCACCGACTACGAGGACGCCGTCCGCGCCGCCCACGAACTGCGCGCCGTCCTCGACGAGTTCGGCGGACTGCGCGGCTTCCCCAAGACCTCCGGCGGCCGGGGCCTGCACGTCTTCGTGCCCATCGAACCGCGCTGGACCTTCACGCAGGTCCGGCGCGCCGCCATCGCCGTCGGCCGGGAGATGGAGCGGCGGATGCCGGAGCAGGTGACCATCAAGTGGTGGAAGGAGGAGCGGGGCAAGCGCATCTTCCTGGACTACAACCAGACGGCACGCGACCGCACGATCGCCTCCGCCTACTCCGTACGCCCCCGCCCGCACGCCCCCGTCTCCGCGCCCCTGCGCTGGGACGAGGTGGGGGTCGCGCACCCCCAGGACTTCGACCTCGCGACCATGCCCGCGCGCTTCGCCGAACTCGGCGACGTGCACGCGGACATGGACGACCACCGCTACTCCCTTGAGGCCCTGCTCGACCTCGCCCGCCGCGACGAACACGACCACGGGCTGGGAGACCTGCCGTACCCGCCCGAGTATCCGAAGATGCCCGGGGAACCGAGGCGGGTACAGCCGAGCAGGGCCCGCAAGGAGAAGCCTCCTGCGGCTTCGTGA
- a CDS encoding ATP-dependent DNA ligase codes for MDLPVMPPVLPMLAKSVAAIPAGMQYEAKWDGFRAIVFRDGDEVELGSRTGKPLTRYFPELVTAVRERLPERSVVDGEIVIAREGRLDFDALTERIHPADSRVRMLAERTPASFVAFDLLALGDESLMDVPLTERRELLDRELSGVTAPVHLAPATTDIEVARNWFEQYEGAGLDGVIAKPLTVRYRPDERAMFKIKHERTADVVVAGYRLHKSGPVVGSLLLGLYDDRGTLQHVGVSAAFPMKRRAELVEELEPLRMDDVRGHPWAAWSEEAAHETARLPGAPSRWSAKKDLSWVPLRPERVAEVAYDHMENGQRFRHTARFRRWRPDRTPESCTYAQLQEPVRYDLAEILGV; via the coding sequence ATGGATCTGCCGGTGATGCCCCCTGTGCTGCCGATGCTCGCCAAGTCCGTGGCGGCGATCCCGGCGGGCATGCAGTACGAGGCGAAGTGGGACGGGTTCCGGGCGATCGTCTTTCGCGACGGGGACGAGGTCGAGCTCGGCAGCCGTACCGGCAAGCCTTTGACCAGGTATTTCCCCGAGCTGGTGACGGCCGTGCGGGAGCGGTTGCCCGAGCGCTCGGTGGTGGACGGGGAGATCGTGATCGCCCGGGAGGGGCGGCTGGACTTCGACGCGCTGACGGAGCGGATCCACCCCGCGGACTCGCGGGTGCGGATGCTGGCCGAGCGGACACCGGCCTCGTTCGTCGCCTTCGATCTGCTGGCGCTGGGGGACGAGTCGCTGATGGACGTCCCGCTGACCGAGCGGCGGGAACTGCTGGACAGGGAACTCTCGGGGGTGACCGCGCCGGTGCACCTGGCTCCGGCGACCACCGACATCGAGGTGGCGCGGAACTGGTTCGAGCAGTACGAGGGGGCGGGTCTGGACGGGGTCATCGCCAAGCCGCTGACCGTGCGCTACCGGCCGGACGAGCGCGCCATGTTCAAGATCAAGCACGAGCGGACGGCGGACGTGGTCGTCGCCGGGTACCGCCTGCACAAGAGCGGCCCCGTGGTGGGCTCGCTGCTGCTCGGCCTGTACGACGACCGGGGCACCCTCCAGCACGTGGGCGTGTCCGCCGCGTTCCCGATGAAGCGGCGCGCCGAGCTGGTGGAGGAGCTGGAGCCGCTGCGCATGGACGATGTCCGGGGGCATCCCTGGGCGGCCTGGTCCGAGGAGGCGGCGCACGAGACGGCACGGCTGCCCGGCGCGCCCAGCCGCTGGTCGGCCAAGAAGGACCTGTCGTGGGTGCCGCTGCGGCCGGAGCGGGTGGCCGAGGTGGCCTACGACCACATGGAGAACGGGCAGCGCTTCCGGCACACCGCCCGTTTCCGCCGCTGGCGCCCGGACCGGACGCCGGAGAGCTGCACCTACGCGCAGCTTCAGGAGCCGGTCCGCTACGACCTGGCGGAGATCCTCGGCGTCTAG
- a CDS encoding zinc-dependent alcohol dehydrogenase, whose protein sequence is MRAVTWQGKRDVRVETVPDPEIQEPTDAVIRVTSTGLCGSDLHLYEVLTPFMTPGDILGHEPIGIVEEVGAGVPDLQAGDRVVVPFQIACGNCWMCLTGLPTQCETTQVHGEGMGAALFGYTRLYGAVPGAQAEYLRVPQAQYGPIKVPEGPPDDRFVYLSDVLPTAWQAVAYADVPQGGSIAVLGLGPIGDMACRVAQVKGAGRVFGVDLVPERLRRARERGVETYDLRSFDHEKELVAAIRDETDGRGPDAVIDAVGTEAHGSAAAKLAQQATAIMPRKLSGPFAERFSIDRLAALYTAIDLVRRGGTISLSGVYGGMADPMPMLTLFDKQIQMRMGQANVRRWSDDIIPYLTDEDPLGVEDFATHRVPLSEAPHAYEMFQRKQDGAVKVLMQP, encoded by the coding sequence ATGAGGGCTGTGACCTGGCAGGGCAAGCGGGACGTCCGGGTGGAGACGGTGCCCGATCCGGAGATCCAGGAACCGACGGACGCGGTCATCCGCGTCACCTCCACCGGGCTGTGCGGGTCCGACCTGCACCTGTACGAGGTGCTGACGCCGTTCATGACCCCCGGGGACATCCTCGGCCACGAGCCCATCGGCATCGTCGAGGAGGTCGGCGCCGGTGTCCCGGACCTCCAGGCCGGGGACCGGGTCGTGGTGCCCTTCCAGATCGCCTGCGGCAACTGCTGGATGTGCCTCACCGGCCTGCCCACCCAGTGCGAGACCACCCAGGTGCACGGCGAGGGCATGGGCGCCGCCCTGTTCGGCTACACCCGCCTGTACGGCGCGGTGCCGGGCGCCCAGGCCGAGTACCTGCGTGTCCCGCAGGCGCAGTACGGCCCGATCAAGGTGCCGGAGGGCCCGCCCGACGACCGTTTCGTCTACCTCTCCGACGTCCTGCCCACCGCCTGGCAGGCGGTCGCCTACGCCGACGTCCCGCAGGGCGGCAGCATCGCCGTGCTCGGCCTCGGACCCATCGGCGACATGGCCTGCCGCGTCGCCCAGGTCAAGGGCGCGGGCCGGGTGTTCGGTGTTGACCTGGTCCCGGAGCGGCTGCGCCGGGCCCGCGAGCGGGGCGTCGAGACGTACGACCTCAGGTCATTCGATCATGAGAAGGAACTCGTGGCCGCGATCCGCGACGAGACCGACGGCCGCGGGCCCGACGCCGTGATCGACGCGGTCGGCACCGAGGCCCACGGCAGCGCGGCGGCCAAGCTCGCCCAGCAGGCCACGGCGATCATGCCCCGCAAGCTGAGCGGCCCGTTCGCCGAACGCTTCAGCATCGACCGCCTCGCCGCCCTCTACACCGCCATCGATCTGGTGCGCCGCGGCGGCACCATCTCGCTGTCCGGCGTGTACGGCGGCATGGCCGACCCGATGCCGATGCTCACCCTGTTCGACAAGCAGATCCAGATGCGCATGGGCCAGGCCAACGTCCGCCGCTGGAGTGACGACATCATCCCGTACCTGACCGACGAGGACCCGCTCGGCGTCGAGGACTTCGCGACCCACCGGGTGCCGCTGTCGGAGGCCCCGCACGCGTACGAGATGTTCCAGCGCAAGCAGGACGGCGCGGTCAAGGTCCTCATGCAGCCCTGA